The Belonocnema kinseyi isolate 2016_QV_RU_SX_M_011 chromosome 2, B_treatae_v1, whole genome shotgun sequence nucleotide sequence tttatgaaataaacttttttgattgcctgcaaaaagggttagttccgggagattagttactatgtttatttgcaagtccaaagttttcggccaaaaatattgtgtagtttggaagtaacgcacaggagaattgtaccatacataacctccaaatgtacacatgttgttagcaatatcaaaacattttttgaaaaaaaaacacacataaaCTGTGCGGGGAcattcgttagcatgttcgctatcatttcccaaatttttaagacaaaatattgattattctagaaaaaaaagccatcggaacctaaaactggtaaaatcgatactaattcctaagcgctatgcaaattaatcagatttagctaaattaaaacttttttgaattaaacaaaaaaaaagtgtttggggacgtccgttagcatgatcgctatcatgtcccaaatttttaagacaaaatattgattattaaagaaaaaaagctgtcggaacctaaaactggtaaaatcgacaattatctaagtatcacatgcccttaattggcaatttactttcaatccaaatggttcttgtccaagctaagtttaccatcagtgcgcctcgaaggtgtgccgagagttgcttacagcgctccaagtggctcttggcaaactatatcgatgggtcctttctacggggagcggtgggtcgaggggaagtgacttttttcgccggaggcgccgtctatatttatggcagGCAACTAaacccgcaccgcatctacgtttataatatctttgtcatAACTAGAAACCTActttcacaaagtggaatccacataccttcaacttttctaagaccatggcATACTTGACATcaactcagtgatcccagatctgaaacgagatgcggtccaatactatgacagggctatgtccgtgtgaatatagtaggagacgctgtaaatgattGAGTTGCGCGNNNNNNNNNNNNNNNNNNNNNNNNNNNNNNNNNNNNNNNNNNNNNNNNNNNNNNNNNNNNNNNNNNNNNNNNNNNNNNNNNNNNNNNNNNNNNNNNNNNNCTACGcaccggttgatagtgatcttagagaagtaaaagacgccttctgggacactttaaatgacacaataaacatttgcgaacatcgGGAAAGAGTAATTCTCCTAGGaaacatgaacggttgggtgggcatcgaAAATCAGGATactgaaagagtattaggtaattttggggatccaagaacaaactataacggagataaattagttggtctatgcttagaaaggggtctgtttattacaaatacttggtttaggcataaaatgattcacatgtacacctggtctaaagaaaatagccgcactataattgactttgttgttgcggatgaaagactaagagagttggtcaaagatacaagagtcatgaggggtcctgaatgcaatactgatcattaccttgtgaTCTGAAAAATTACCTTAGATCGGGGATGgaaaaaaaagagaaccaagaaagcaaaacaaacacgaatcaaaattgagaacctacagaaacaggatgtgcgaatagatttccaaaataagataattgaaagcatagatagggcaacatgggaggaccgtataaaaaacaaagatatagagggagcctggacaatgttacgggatacccttgttagatgtacgatcgaagtgtgtggtaccgcagttgtaggaagaatgtctggtcaTGCGTGGTGGAGtgatgaaatccaggctgcccaaaaagcaaaaagagaagcgtacaagagaactttgaacattgcaggtcttagcaatgaagaaagaagtagacgtagaaattattttagacacgaaaacaggatacttaaacgattagttaaagaaagtacagatacaattagagcagaagaagagataagaatacaaaacgactttgaaggaagcaggaaactactttataaaaaaatgaaaggaaacaaaagtacagaaattgtaaacatgagaaatagtaggggggaaatggtatataatgcaaacggaatactagaggctttcaggcactatttcagaacacaattcggagatgaagctataggacaccacaactgcgatattgaacacgatgcgatggaaaactcaattgagaaagtctgtgtcactgaggttagggatataattacgaacttgaaaaacggtaaggctgccggggtagagggtattaacgctgaaatgcttaagcacggtggcgagtacataccacatagagtgtgcgaattgataaatttatgtttcgagatgggagacgtcccagacgattggaaaaaggcgattatcgtaccaatatacaagagaaagggagataaaagcgagtgcaataattacagagggattagcttattaagcaccgtaagtaaaatatattcaaaaatacatattcgtagggtaatgaaaataacagaagcaaagatttgggaagtccaaagtgggtttatgccagcaaggtcatgtacggatcaaatgttcagcttaaggcaaataacagaaaaaagtttgagagtaggaaaaaaagttttctgtgcatttgttgacctagaaaaagcttttgacaaggtagatagaagtaaactttgggaagtcctgaaagagtatagagtcaatggatggatcctacaagctataaaaacaatatatacaggtacgtagcaaagcgagtgtaagagtgaatgggaaactgagtgactgtttcgatattattcaaggagttagacaaggatgcgttatgtcttcatggttatttatattatttatggacaagagtttaagaatggctcttttcgacgaagagggtgtggatccccaaacagtaagggtacgtgggttagcgctcGCAGATGAtaatgggcctcaaaattaacgcaaataaaacgaaaactatggtgttcgaaggaaagagtgaaaaaacactatgcaatattctataaaatgatgagagaattgaacaagttgataagttcgtatatcttggtagcttatttactagggacgggaagttagatgaggaattagatagacgaNNNNNNNNNNNNNNNNNNNNNNNNNNNNNNNNNNNNNNNNNNNNNNNNNNNNNNNNNNNNNNNNNNNNNNNNNNNNNNNNNNNNNNNNNNNNNNNNNNNNCAGTGCGTTTATGTGGTGATTATAaagttactttaaataaaaacatagaaGTTGATCGTTATCCCCTTCCACGAACGGAGGAATTACTGGAAACTATAGGGGAGGCTCAATATTTCACTAAACTCGATCTATCAGAAGCATATCAGCAAGTACCTTTATCAAAAGAATCACAAAAACTTGTAGTAATAAGTACTCATTTAGGATTATTTAAATATACAAGATTGCCATATGGTGTTTCTACAGCTCCGGGATCTTTTCGGCGTATCATGGCAACTTTGCTTTTAGGCATACCGGGGCTCGTAGTATTTCTCgacgatatatatatatcagcTAAAGACAGCAAAGCACATATGTATCGATTGCATCAAGTATTAAAGCGTTTAGAGGATGCAGATTtaaggttaaaatttaaaaaatgtaaattttttcaaacacaagTAGAATATATAGGATATAAGATAAACAAACAGGGAATTCAGCCGATTAGAGAACAATTAAGAAGCGTTTTAAAGGCTCCTCCACCAAAAAACATTACTCAATTGCGTAGTTTCCTGGAGGGAGTGAATCATTATGGTCGATTCATACAAAATTTAGCGCATAAACTCCGACCATTATTTGATTGTTTGGAAAAAGATAAGTTCTATTGGTCGAAAAATTGTTCAACAgcttttgaaaacataaaaaaagaattgacttCAAATAAAATCTTAGTTCAATTTGATCCTacgaagaaaattgttttaacaacagATGCATCGCCGTACGGAATTAGTGCAATTTTGTCACATATAGACGAAAATAACTTAGATCGACCAGTTTGTTATGCGAGTCGTACGCTTACaccagcagaaaaaaattatgcacACATAGAAAAAGAAGGTTAGCCGTTGTTTTTGGGGTGCGCAgatattatgaatatttatacGGGCAAAAATTCTTGTTGCAGATAGACAATTCAGCATTGTCACgtatttttcatccagaaaaatcCATACCTGAAATTGCAGCAGCTCGGTTGCAGCGCTGGGCTATATTTTTGTCACCTTTTCAGTATACAATCAGACATATAAAAAGTCAGAATAATTGTGCAGATTGGTTGAGTCGTTTACCATTACCGGAAACACAtgataattgtaaaaaaagtccaTTATTAAATgagataaatgtaaattatttaaaaaacgttaaagaaGTAGACATTGCGAGTATTGACTGGAAAGTAGTGCAGAAAGAAACACAAAATGACGGGGTACTAAATAAAGTTATTAGATCTTGCCTCGATGGTTGGCCAGAAAAGCAATCCGATGGTGAGTTTCCCACGTCGTATTGGACAAAAAAAGATGCCCTAACAGTTGACAATAAATGCCTTTTTTGGGGCCATAGGATAGTAATACCTGAAAAACTGAGACCTTTGATTCTGCGCGAGTTGCATTCCAGCCATTTCGGGGGTAGTCGAATGAAATCATTAGCAAGATCTTTTGTTTGGTGGCCAAATATTGATGttgatattgaaaaattagtAAAGGCATGCGATTCTTGTTTACAAACCAGAAAAATTCCTCCAAAAATTCCATTAACACCTTGGCAGTGGCCAATTACTCCTTGGCACAGATTACATGCAGATTTCTTGGgtccttttttaggaaaaataattttactcatGATCGATAGTCATACTAAATGGCCTGAAGCATTTATTGTACCAAATATGGAAGAGAATACAaccatcgaaaaaatttaaagtagttttttCTCGGTTTGGTCATCCTGTTCACTTAGTTACGGATAATTATTCGACATTCATGGGAGAAGCTtttcaaaactttgttaaagTAAGTGGTATACGACACAGTACGAACCCCTCGGGGTACCCTGCAACCAATGGAGCAGCAGAAAATTTAGTAGGTacagataaaagaaaattaacttgtttaataAAAGATAATTATTCAATGAATGAAGCTTTAAGACAGTTTTTGATGGACTATCGGAGAACCCCACATGCTGCAACCGGGAAAACTCCTGCATTTTTAATGTTCGGAAAAGAATTGAGgacaagtttaaatttattatgtccCCCTGCATTGCAAGATCAAATCTCACAGCACCAAGAAAGACAGATACGTAACCACCGGGGAGCACGAAATGTTGAGTTCAATTTGAAAGATATAGTTATGGTTTGAGATAAAAAAGGGGGGAAGGAAATATGGATTCCAGGTACAATTATTAAAGAACTAGTCCCGGGAGTTACGTATCAGGTGAGATTTGCGAACGGTAGAATAATGAAACGGCATGTAAATCAAATGATCGAGCGTGGCTCAAGTGAGAAAAAAAGTACTGTGAGTAGAGAGGAAAGTGCGGATAAAGGTAAAGAGGATGATGTTAGAGTTTTGAGGAGATCAGAAAGACTAAGAGAAAAATCTCAGatgtaaaaataagttagaattaattcttgtaaaaatgtgataaaagatgttaaagaaaatgaaatgtataaaaaaaagtatatgagGGGGAGAGTGTAGTATCTATGGATAGCACGTTAGTGTAGAGTGAGAAGAGAGATTACGGGAAGGGAGGAAAGAACGGTGGTGGTCATTTCTCGATATCCCGTGTAATAAGACGGACGTTTGAGTCCCGGAGTTAATTAATCGCcggtaataataaatgaaaattattcagaatatttgaatccttatttNNNNNNNNNNNNNNNNNNNNNNNNNNNNNNNNNNNNNNNNNNNNNNNNNNNNNNNNNNNNNNNNNNNNNNNNNNNNNNNNNNNNNNNNNNNNNNNNNNNNcgcccgagttcacacatgcttcgtttcaatggctaaaattgaagaactaaaattcgaattggtcgaacacccaccgtattcaccagatttagcccccagtttatgttgaaaaataaaaaaaaaatttacccaaaaaaaatggtttttatactttattctaaggacttattgaactaccctcgtactttgtagaggctccattcggttccttcggtccgccagggatgtgTTTAAGATTTCGCAAACTTAATCAAATGCATGCAAATTGTATGAAACGCATGCAGATTGAATAAGTCCTGTGTTAACTTAATTGCATTTTATTTCACACACTATTGaaatacaaacaaataaaaatgtatctagaaATTGAAAACGATGTTACAAAAGAAAACAGAAAACTCTATACCACGATGACATTAACAACTAATTCGTTTTGTGAAGAGCGTGTCGCTCAGAGTACTGCTCCTCCAGCCCAATGTTTTCAACTCGGTAGAGGACGATTACCGTTTCAGGGCTGAAAAATTATCAGGTTCACAGAAAAATTAtcgtgtttttcaaatttttagtcaaaaatcaataaaactgttaaaatatctttaaactcTGTAAATAGTGATAATTGAAGTATGCAAATATaaaggattaattaaattttactagaAAGTGAACTGAGGAGTTTGAAGTTTGCAATTACACtcttttaaaaatccaacaatcacatcactttcaaaataatatatttttaattgatttattacaaTTACAGTATCTGACAGTAAATTTATTAGTACATATATTGTAATCAATAACTAATATCAGTCTTACTGATATGCAATAAAATCGCTTTGCAATAAAAACGAATACTTTCTGGTACTTATTTTTAAGaactattaagaaaaataacatcGTCGAATAGCTCATTATCAAGAATACGAAGAAGTTGTATACTAAGCTACAGTTAATATCACCTGCCGCATTGCACATCAGTGTATTTATGAGTATTGCAATAACTTACATGAGTCTCACTCATATAAAATAAAGTCGCTTTATAATGCAATACGAATACTCTCAGGGATTTTAACGTTTCTTTTATTCTGCgaatacattgaatttttattcattcttctATATTCCTCTGGAGAaggctcaaattttacacaatttttattaatgcgtTGTTTTGCTAACAAAATCCCTTTCATTGTACTCGTTATCAATCGATTCCTCGTTTTAGTTTTTGCCAAATTTACCGCGCTGAAATTTCTCTCGCATTCGGAATTAGAATGTGGAAGAGAAATTACGTTCAACGCAAATTGgggtaaatttttgaaagaataaccTATCTGATCCTCTTCTTCACAAGTCAGAAGATTATGCCAAAAGACGTCGATATCTTGCGAAATCTCCATATTAGGAGGAAGCTTAAAATCAGGCATTTTTCTCCATTCATCATCAATAATTTGATATTGATCTGGTTTGACAAGACGAGGCAAAGACTGAATCAATGACAACAAAATCGGCATTTTTAAGCGAGTTTTTTGAAGTGCTGCAACCGTAGGTTGCAGAACTGTAATTCTCTACAgtataatattttcgaaattgaacCTTTCCTTAATTTGAGTACAGCCAACAATAAGAGATTCTCTGCAGCCTTTGTAAAAACCAGTTTTTAGCTGCTGATTGCTTTTAAATTCTgggttttgcaaaaatgttgcAATCTCCACTCACAAATACAGGTTTTCCAGAAGAACGAAATTTTGACATTCAGGTggaaaaatttttctactttagTCTTATTGACgtattcgccatgtatgtaactTTTCAAAAGTTCTTTGTACGTCGTACATATGGCATCGTACTTGGTCGCGATTAACGGCTTTTCAGATTGGAAAAGTGTGTTCAGAGAAGTGAACTTTGGCAAAGTCcatttcagaaatagaaaataCAATTCTATTATAGGATTACACAATCCTGAAACTATTTGCTCGACTACAAGAAGTTTTTCCGTCAACATTTTATCCTCGAAGAATACATAATTTCAAGGCCTGCCACTGTTCAACGATTCAAGAAACGACGGCTTCTGAAGAAAGCCATCGGGTTTGTGCACAGTGCAACATTTTATGAATCGCTAAGTCAAGAAAAACTTGGAACTGTTTAAAAGCAAAAATTCTGTTTGCGCTTTCCTGGAAAAAGTTATAAACATTGCGGGCTAAATCTTCGCATGTCCGAGGAAGACATTTGCACGCTTCGCTAGCACACAAATGAATAGAATGACAGATGCATTGGATGATGAATATTCCCGGGAAATCGTCCTTGAATAAAGTGGAAACTGAATGATTGGACCCCATCATGGTATTGCAACCATCTGATTCAAATCCAATAATATTATCGTTGAACAAATTGTATTCCTCGAACGAAGATTTCACGATAGCGTAAAGATTGTCGGCATTGGCTGattcgaaattattttcttcagtgAAAATCTCACAAAGGTTCCAAAACGACGCACAATTTTTCCTTCTTTGTCGTCGTTGAATCTGAaagacaaaatacatttttaaattttaatttgcaaaaaactggtatttgattaattttttactttgctgTAAAATTTGTTACTTcctttaatgtttatattttatattatatgtttatattcacgtttttagatgttaaaaaaatgtaaacagttagaattgattttcgcaaaaaatGCTATTTACCTCACGATGATGCATATAGTTCTGACTGTCGAAACATCGGTCTCTTCGTCGAAACATCTGTCCCTTCGCCTCTTCTTCATCTGTCATTTCTCTAGCGAAATTTgtctgtgaaaataaaaaatatatagattacgGTTGCTTTTACTTGTTTTACTTTTTAGGCTTTCAAGTAATTaagactattttataaaaaaggagcCTTGCTGCCTTAgcgatatttatttttctgaaagaaagaAGAAtatcaattcaatgaattcttgaaaatgaatatgcatttaaatattacttacactttttttgtataaatattcaaGCTACCATTTTAATTCTCTTGTAAGCTACTAAATACATCACAAAATAGCTATATAATAAAACCTTAACGAAAAACATAACCTTACAAGCGTATAGATTTAGGGTTGTAAAgttacatgaaaattttaaaacgtttcaaagtttcataagttttaaatattagggcgggaaatttgaaaataattaaaaattgaaataaataaggaGGTTAAATAAACATGTCAAGCCAGCCCTGGTTTCCATATGATCCTAATGGAAACCAGAGTTGGGTTGTGAAGTTTATAATGCAAAACAGAGGAAGGCATCATTGAACACTACGGTACTAAAGAACTAGAAGGACTAGAGTTCTTGATAATAGTGAATAACCGTGAAAAAAAACATCGGGTACtagaaattatcttctttttacTATTATCGTACAAGCATTATCGTTTATCGTTTTGACTGTACAATTATGTGACAAACACGATAATTATCGTATGTTTGAGAACACTGCTTCAGCCCCTTCTACCCCAGGCACTTTCCAGGATTAGTTCCTGGTTGCCCTGTTGCCATTTCATGTtttgaattcatgaaaattttggaaataagtgACAACGTTGTACACAATAAGACTACAAGTGGCACACACATACAAGTACAATGAACAATTCTTACATAATGGGTATCCTAGTTACATGTATCGATTGGATGTagcatactttttaaatatttaaaaataaacggtAAAATAGTAAATATCAATCCATATGCATGATAGCAGtctgaataattaatattattctgagaaaatctgtaaaattactacgaattataaactaatttatatatttactcGCGTTTTACATATATGGtaactaaatttatatttataagcgATTAATAAgtagaaatatataatttataatcacTTGTATACatataagaaaaaatgaagaaatgtatacttaaaatataaaatacaaatcttagCGACTGGTCGTTTGACGACAGATTTGGCCAGCCGTACTGAGACAGTTCTAAGAACGTTGTTCTTGCCTGGATGGACCTTTGTGATTCTTAGAAATAGCTACTTTAATGGCGATAGGTCATGTCCCGAATAACAACCATTTTTCCTGGTACCAGACGGTTTGCTATCGACTGGGCCCATTTTTGACGTTATTGCTGCTGATTCAAATATTCCCTTCGCCAGCGCTGCCAAAAATGCTGAGTCATTTGCTGCAAATTCTGATATCGATTGAACCTATTTTGTGAAAGTTGACGTCGGTCTGGCTGTGGAATTGCGGTGAACGACTCTTTAATTAGGAAATATCCGAGGGTTAAAGGAGTAAGGCCATTGCGATCATTTAAGATTGGGGACAAGGGACGTGAATTCAAACATGCTTCAACTTGCGTTAAAAACGTATAAAGTTCTTCGTAGGtgagaccagtgatcccagatctgaaacgagatgcggtccaatactatgacagggctatctccatgtgaatatagtaggagacgctgtaaatgactgatttgtgcgcgcaacccatttctcctcttctgaatttgaaaactcgaagatgcacgattggcggtcggagcacttcgtcgattctatttatatatctatctgctaacagctaactg carries:
- the LOC117182644 gene encoding uncharacterized protein K02A2.6-like, with translation MSNLSPSTKRTLKTLTLAEKVALIREVQKGAKKKSEIAADFGIRRNTLSTYLKNKDKIIQEYSSSQTNQSRKRCRDATNEELDGCVTKWFKQARDKKIPVSAQTITNGFGKAGFPVGKENVVIAEESLLEEPKLDEEYVRIDEEGANCGELADSEILEEVKAKMAPQLPDEEEEYQEPFPVVLTPSEALECLAKFRVFAESRLDANEEIFVALCKLNKFATKEKVAMRLCGDYKVTLNKNIEVDRYPLPRTEELLETIGEAQYFTKLDLSEAYQQVPLSKESQKLVVISTHLGLFKYTRLPYGVSTAPGSFRRIMATLLLGIPGLVVFLDDIYISAKDSKAHMYRLHQVLKRLEDADLRLKFKKCKFFQTQVEYIGYKINKQGIQPIREQLRSVLKAPPPKNITQLRSFLEGVNHYGRFIQNLAHKLRPLFDCLEKDKFYWSKNCSTAFENIKKELTSNKILVQFDPTKKIVLTTDASPYGISAILSHIDENNLDRPVCYASRTLTPAEKNYAHIEKEEVDIASIDWKVVQKETQNDGVLNKVIRSCLDGWPEKQSDGEFPTSYWTKKDALTVDNKCLFWGHRIVIPEKLRPLILRELHSSHFGGSRMKSLARSFVWWPNIDVDIEKLVKACDSCLQTRKIPPKIPLTPWQWPITPWHRLHADFLGPFLGKIILLMIDSHTKWPEAFIVPNMEENTTIEKI